A single region of the Acidimicrobiales bacterium genome encodes:
- a CDS encoding sulfotransferase: MTAPGPGPGVVVLGMHRSGTSAVSRVLNLLGADIGPADDLLTEYDNPGGHWESKALVACNDRILAAYGRSWDFPPWLAPGWEHTERATRLLPDLAETFAAVYTGGPWVWKDPRTCLTFPLWRRVLGDGARVVLVLRDPGAVVASVRRRDGIPAFYGVGLWQHYVRASVAASRGLPVVCLRFEDLVAAPAETVATLAGDLRALGVDLGGDPGVAARALEGQLVHGAAPTPTVRRLTASTLRVLQSLPRRSDDFQPPTWREPRWVRPVLLAYRGPWAVRARVGHPLRPGFA; this comes from the coding sequence ATGACCGCGCCGGGGCCGGGACCCGGCGTCGTGGTCCTCGGGATGCACCGCAGCGGGACGTCGGCGGTGAGCCGGGTCCTCAACCTCCTGGGCGCCGACATCGGCCCCGCCGACGACCTGCTCACCGAGTACGACAACCCCGGCGGGCACTGGGAGAGCAAAGCCCTGGTGGCGTGCAACGACCGCATCCTGGCCGCCTACGGGCGGTCGTGGGACTTCCCCCCGTGGCTGGCCCCGGGATGGGAGCACACCGAGCGGGCCACGCGCCTGCTGCCCGACCTGGCCGAGACGTTCGCGGCGGTCTACACGGGCGGCCCCTGGGTGTGGAAGGACCCGCGCACCTGCCTGACGTTCCCGCTGTGGCGTCGGGTGCTCGGCGACGGGGCCCGGGTCGTGCTCGTGCTGCGTGACCCCGGTGCGGTGGTGGCCTCGGTAAGGCGCCGCGACGGGATCCCGGCGTTCTACGGCGTGGGCCTGTGGCAGCACTACGTCCGGGCGTCGGTGGCGGCGTCGCGGGGCCTGCCCGTGGTCTGCCTGCGCTTCGAGGACCTGGTGGCCGCACCCGCGGAGACGGTGGCGACCCTCGCCGGCGACCTGCGGGCCCTCGGGGTGGACCTGGGCGGCGACCCGGGCGTGGCTGCCCGGGCGCTCGAGGGCCAGCTCGTGCACGGCGCCGCGCCCACGCCGACGGTCCGGCGGCTCACGGCGTCCACGCTGCGCGTGCTGCAGTCACTGCCGCGTCGCAGCGACGACTTCCAGCCCCCGACGTGGCGCGAGCCGCGCTGGGTGCGGCCCGTGCTCCTCGCCTACCGCGGCCCGTGGGCCGTGCGGGCGCGCGTCGGCCACCCCCTGCGCCCGGGGTTCGCGTGA